The Iamia majanohamensis genome window below encodes:
- a CDS encoding SDR family oxidoreductase, translating to MADLGYDGKVAIITGAGGGLGRSHALELAKRGALVVVNDLGGSVDGEGGSHTAAQQVVDEIKGAGGEAVASYDSVATPEGGKAIVQTALDTFERVDIVINNAGILRDGAFKNMDAEKLEPVLDVHLKGAFYVTQAAWATMREQSYGRIVNTSSAAGIFGNFGQTNYGAAKAGLVGLTRVLAVEGAKDNIKANAIAPVAKTRMTEELLGAMADKLDPAFITPVVAWLAHEDVPVSGEVYSCGGGHVARVFTGVTQGWTDTESLTVEDIRDHFDEIRDEDGYLVPANLTEELMATLKALGG from the coding sequence ATGGCTGACCTCGGGTACGACGGCAAGGTCGCGATCATCACCGGCGCCGGCGGCGGCCTGGGTCGCTCCCACGCCCTGGAGCTGGCCAAGCGGGGCGCGCTCGTCGTGGTCAACGACCTCGGCGGCTCGGTCGACGGCGAGGGCGGCTCCCACACCGCCGCCCAGCAGGTCGTCGACGAGATCAAGGGCGCCGGCGGCGAGGCCGTGGCCAGCTACGACTCGGTGGCCACCCCCGAGGGCGGCAAGGCCATCGTCCAGACCGCGCTCGACACCTTCGAGCGGGTCGACATCGTGATCAACAACGCCGGCATCCTGCGCGACGGCGCCTTCAAGAACATGGACGCCGAGAAGCTCGAGCCGGTGCTCGACGTGCACCTGAAGGGCGCCTTCTACGTCACCCAGGCGGCCTGGGCCACCATGCGCGAGCAGTCCTACGGCCGCATCGTCAACACCTCCTCGGCCGCCGGCATCTTCGGCAACTTCGGCCAGACCAACTACGGCGCGGCCAAGGCCGGCCTGGTCGGGCTCACCCGGGTCCTCGCCGTCGAGGGGGCCAAGGACAACATCAAGGCCAACGCCATCGCCCCGGTGGCCAAGACCCGCATGACCGAGGAGCTCCTCGGCGCCATGGCCGACAAGCTCGACCCCGCCTTCATCACCCCCGTCGTGGCCTGGCTGGCCCACGAGGACGTCCCCGTCTCGGGCGAGGTCTACAGCTGCGGCGGCGGCCACGTGGCCCGGGTGTTCACCGGCGTCACCCAGGGCTGGACCGACACCGAGTCGCTCACCGTCGAGGACATCCGGGACCACTTCGACGAGATCCGCGACGAGGACGGCTACCTGGTGCCGGCCAACCTCACCGAGGAGCTGATGGCGACCCTGAAGGCCCTCGGCGGCTGA
- a CDS encoding oxidoreductase, producing MRRPPDDLGDLTGQVAVVTGATSGLGTVTARELARAGATVVLTARDPGRGEAVATGLAQQVPGATIEVGVLDLASLASVAAFADDVARRHRRVDVLVNNAGVMATPRRRTDDGFELQIGTNHLGPFALTLRLLPLVEAAPAGRVVTVSSLAHLWGDTTFDVDDLSCDRRRYWRWLAYGESKLANLLMTFELERRLAASGSRARALAAHPGLVRTSLGKGGGDVLAWLQTAGMWLATPMTQSVRQGARPQLRAATDPDLPGGAYVGPGGLGERRGPPVLVHSSPTARDPALARALWDRSLQLVGATEPTPMWEPQ from the coding sequence GTGCGACGCCCCCCGGACGACCTCGGCGACCTGACCGGCCAGGTCGCGGTGGTCACCGGCGCGACCAGCGGCCTCGGGACGGTGACGGCGCGCGAGCTGGCCCGGGCCGGCGCGACGGTGGTCCTCACCGCACGGGACCCGGGGCGGGGCGAGGCCGTCGCCACCGGACTGGCCCAGCAGGTGCCGGGAGCGACGATCGAGGTGGGCGTGCTCGACCTCGCCTCCCTCGCCTCGGTGGCGGCCTTCGCCGACGACGTGGCCCGACGCCACCGCCGGGTCGACGTCCTGGTCAACAACGCCGGGGTGATGGCCACCCCCCGGCGCCGCACCGACGACGGCTTCGAGCTCCAGATCGGCACCAACCACCTGGGCCCCTTCGCCCTCACCCTGCGCCTGCTGCCGCTGGTCGAGGCGGCGCCGGCGGGGCGGGTCGTGACCGTGTCGAGCCTGGCCCACCTCTGGGGCGACACCACCTTCGACGTGGACGACCTCTCCTGCGACCGGCGGCGCTACTGGCGGTGGCTGGCCTACGGCGAGAGCAAGCTGGCCAACCTGCTGATGACCTTCGAGCTGGAGCGGCGGTTGGCGGCGTCGGGCTCGCGCGCCCGGGCCCTGGCCGCCCACCCGGGCCTGGTCCGCACCTCGCTCGGCAAGGGCGGGGGCGACGTCCTGGCCTGGCTCCAGACGGCGGGCATGTGGCTGGCCACCCCGATGACCCAGTCCGTGCGCCAGGGGGCCCGGCCCCAGCTGCGGGCGGCCACCGACCCGGACCTGCCCGGCGGCGCCTACGTCGGCCCCGGCGGCCTGGGCGAGCGGCGCGGACCGCCCGTCCTCGTCCACTCCTCGCCCACCGCGCGCGACCCCGCGCTGGCCCGGGCCCTGTGGGACCGCAGCCTCCAGCTCGTCGGTGCCACCGAGCCCACCCCGATGTGGGAACCGCAGTGA
- a CDS encoding aminotransferase class I/II-fold pyridoxal phosphate-dependent enzyme, which produces MERRVRLQATPPLRTVEVGGDDASRRSRVTGHIAALVGSPPGVVLTGSCTAALEAVATVLALRPGDEVVVPAFTFPTTATAFLGRGASVRFADVRPDTLTIDPADVAEKVGPRTRAVVVMHYAGVGADVTGLRAAVGADVDIVEDAAHGIFGAVDGRPLGTLGRFGALSFHRTKNLSSSDGGALVVNDPDDLDRVDVAVDKGTNRVAFDQGRTPSYEWSGPGSSARMPDPCVAVLEADLDEVGPRQRRRAEVWDRYAEALGPWAEEAGAGLPVVPAGRQHPAHLFFVVLPRGRDRDAFVAHCRRAGVEVARHFGSLPASAYGRGLADPADACPVAGDLAGRLVRLPLHHQVSDADVDHVVEVVTAGVG; this is translated from the coding sequence ATGGAGCGTCGGGTCCGGCTGCAGGCGACGCCGCCGCTGCGCACGGTCGAGGTCGGAGGTGACGATGCCTCGCGCCGGTCCCGGGTGACCGGCCACATCGCTGCGCTCGTCGGCTCTCCCCCCGGTGTGGTCCTCACCGGCTCCTGCACGGCCGCGCTCGAGGCGGTGGCGACCGTGCTGGCGCTCCGACCGGGCGACGAGGTCGTCGTCCCCGCCTTCACCTTCCCCACCACCGCGACCGCCTTCCTCGGTCGCGGGGCGTCGGTCCGCTTCGCCGACGTCCGGCCCGACACGCTCACCATCGACCCTGCCGACGTGGCCGAGAAGGTCGGACCCCGCACCCGGGCGGTCGTCGTGATGCACTACGCCGGCGTCGGGGCGGACGTGACCGGTCTCCGGGCCGCGGTCGGTGCCGACGTGGACATCGTGGAGGATGCCGCCCACGGGATCTTCGGGGCGGTCGACGGCCGACCGCTCGGGACCCTGGGGCGCTTCGGTGCGCTGAGCTTCCACCGCACCAAGAACCTCTCCTCGTCGGATGGCGGTGCGCTCGTGGTCAACGACCCCGACGACCTCGACCGGGTGGACGTGGCGGTGGACAAGGGGACGAACCGGGTGGCCTTCGACCAGGGCCGGACCCCGAGCTACGAGTGGTCGGGCCCGGGGTCGTCGGCGCGGATGCCCGACCCGTGCGTGGCCGTCCTCGAGGCCGACCTCGACGAGGTGGGTCCCCGCCAGCGACGGCGCGCCGAGGTGTGGGACCGCTACGCCGAGGCGCTGGGCCCCTGGGCCGAGGAGGCGGGGGCCGGCCTCCCCGTCGTGCCGGCGGGGCGTCAGCACCCGGCGCACCTGTTCTTCGTGGTGCTGCCCCGGGGCCGGGACCGCGACGCGTTCGTGGCCCACTGTCGGCGGGCGGGCGTGGAGGTCGCCCGCCACTTCGGCTCGCTGCCGGCGAGTGCCTACGGCCGAGGCCTCGCGGACCCTGCCGATGCCTGCCCGGTGGCGGGGGACCTCGCCGGCAGGTTGGTGCGCCTCCCGCTCCACCACCAGGTGTCGGACGCCGACGTCGACCACGTCGTCGAGGTCGTGACCGCGGGTGTCGGCTGA
- a CDS encoding bifunctional serine/threonine-protein kinase/ABC transporter substrate-binding protein, giving the protein MSTPVPVITGYEDLRLLGRGGFATVYRARQVRFQREVAIKVVDQGRVDDQMLELFTRECLAVGQLSWHPHVVAVHDAAETEDGRPYLAMELLPGGSVEDALAAGPLPLATVGMVGTQVADALAAAHDVGVLHRDVKPANILIDRRGAARLADFGIARMSGLESTVANALTGTLAYMAPELMEGARASVASDVYGLGMTLTTMALGANPHTTDDPTPFGIIHRVTSGPTPDLRAAGLPDPLADLLGACISRDPGARPRSAAEVQAALAALTPADDGAAGDETTALLAALPPPPSPSSPTHRVAPTSPDPIGPAAGPPGPGPTAGAPPPPTGAPGAPPPPVAAPPAAGPPPPVAGGTPPPPGTPGPSSASGRPLPPPPTAPPSGVGPPPPGSPPPPGAGPTPGPGTPPPGTPGPRDEASPARPRRQRAVALGAAAVVLALVAAAAAVVVLRQPAAGGEALRVGRTLPDSDLIGPPMAAGLDLAIADINAAGGVLGEDVEAVAAPDYTTAEGARADVAELLDDGIDALVGPGSTSVAEPVLPLVAEAGIPQCSGSVTAPDVPDAPTFFRTIATDEAEAVVLADLVAARDPARTVVVARDDTYGTLVGQRVVAELGEADTAVDPLVTFPEGGGDAAALAAEVAGRAPDAVVVVGFAEGATVTGALVDAGVPADRLLGSEGAFNPAYPPLADPEDPAALDGMVVVAPAGDATFARRLGAETEGNVVYGAPTYDCAVVLALAVEAAGSTDGAEVLAEVPGVTRDGEPCGTFAGCRDLLEDGRDIDYDGPSGALDLDDRGDVTRTRYTIGRVEGGTVVVTGSQDVDA; this is encoded by the coding sequence ATGTCCACACCCGTCCCCGTGATCACCGGGTACGAGGACCTGCGCCTGCTGGGCCGGGGCGGCTTCGCCACCGTGTACCGGGCCCGCCAGGTGCGGTTCCAGCGCGAGGTGGCCATCAAGGTCGTCGACCAGGGACGGGTCGACGACCAGATGCTCGAGCTCTTCACCCGCGAGTGCCTGGCCGTGGGCCAGCTCTCCTGGCACCCGCACGTGGTGGCGGTCCACGACGCGGCCGAGACCGAGGACGGCCGGCCCTACCTGGCCATGGAGCTGCTCCCGGGCGGCTCGGTGGAGGACGCCCTGGCCGCCGGCCCGCTCCCGCTGGCCACCGTCGGCATGGTGGGGACCCAGGTGGCCGACGCCCTGGCGGCCGCCCACGACGTCGGGGTCCTCCACCGCGACGTGAAGCCGGCGAACATCCTGATCGACCGGCGGGGCGCGGCCCGCCTGGCCGACTTCGGCATCGCCCGGATGTCGGGGCTCGAGTCGACCGTGGCCAACGCCCTCACCGGCACCCTGGCCTACATGGCCCCCGAGCTCATGGAGGGGGCCCGGGCGTCGGTGGCCTCCGACGTCTACGGGCTGGGGATGACGCTCACCACCATGGCCCTCGGGGCCAACCCCCACACCACCGACGATCCCACGCCGTTCGGCATCATCCACCGGGTCACCTCCGGGCCCACCCCGGACCTGCGGGCGGCCGGGCTGCCGGACCCCCTCGCCGACCTCCTGGGCGCCTGCATCTCCCGCGACCCCGGTGCCCGCCCCCGCAGCGCGGCGGAGGTCCAGGCCGCGCTGGCCGCCCTGACCCCCGCCGACGACGGGGCCGCAGGTGACGAGACCACCGCACTGCTGGCCGCCCTCCCCCCGCCGCCGTCCCCGTCGAGCCCGACCCACCGGGTCGCGCCCACCTCGCCCGACCCGATCGGGCCCGCTGCCGGGCCGCCGGGTCCGGGCCCCACGGCGGGCGCCCCACCGCCGCCGACAGGAGCGCCGGGTGCGCCGCCGCCTCCGGTCGCGGCGCCACCCGCCGCCGGGCCACCGCCTCCCGTCGCCGGTGGGACACCGCCTCCGCCAGGCACCCCCGGCCCGTCATCGGCGAGCGGCCGACCCCTCCCCCCGCCCCCGACGGCCCCGCCGTCGGGCGTCGGACCGCCGCCCCCGGGCTCGCCGCCCCCACCCGGCGCGGGCCCGACCCCCGGCCCGGGCACCCCGCCACCCGGCACCCCCGGGCCCCGGGACGAGGCGTCCCCGGCCCGGCCCCGTCGGCAGCGGGCGGTGGCGCTGGGCGCGGCGGCGGTGGTGCTCGCCCTCGTGGCCGCTGCGGCCGCCGTGGTGGTGCTGCGGCAGCCTGCGGCGGGGGGCGAGGCGCTGCGGGTCGGGCGCACCCTGCCCGACAGCGACCTGATCGGCCCGCCCATGGCCGCCGGCCTCGACCTCGCCATCGCCGACATCAACGCCGCCGGCGGCGTCCTGGGCGAGGACGTCGAGGCGGTGGCCGCCCCCGACTACACCACGGCGGAGGGCGCCCGGGCCGACGTGGCCGAGCTCCTCGACGACGGCATCGACGCCCTCGTCGGGCCGGGGTCGACCTCGGTGGCCGAACCCGTGCTCCCGCTGGTCGCGGAGGCGGGCATCCCCCAGTGCTCCGGCTCGGTCACGGCCCCCGACGTCCCCGACGCCCCGACCTTCTTCCGCACCATCGCCACCGACGAGGCCGAGGCCGTCGTGCTGGCCGACCTCGTCGCCGCCCGCGACCCGGCCCGCACGGTCGTCGTCGCCCGCGACGACACCTACGGCACCCTCGTGGGCCAGCGCGTGGTGGCCGAGCTCGGGGAGGCCGACACCGCCGTCGACCCGCTCGTCACCTTCCCCGAGGGCGGGGGCGACGCCGCCGCCCTGGCCGCCGAGGTCGCCGGCCGGGCCCCCGACGCCGTGGTCGTCGTGGGCTTCGCCGAGGGCGCCACCGTCACCGGCGCCCTGGTCGACGCGGGGGTGCCGGCCGACCGGCTGCTCGGGTCGGAGGGGGCGTTCAACCCCGCCTACCCGCCGCTCGCCGACCCCGAGGACCCGGCCGCACTGGACGGGATGGTGGTGGTCGCCCCGGCCGGCGACGCCACCTTCGCCCGGCGCCTCGGGGCCGAGACCGAGGGGAACGTGGTCTACGGGGCCCCGACCTACGACTGCGCCGTGGTGCTGGCCCTGGCGGTGGAGGCGGCCGGGAGCACCGACGGGGCCGAGGTGCTGGCCGAGGTCCCCGGCGTCACCCGCGACGGCGAGCCCTGCGGCACCTTCGCCGGGTGCCGGGACCTGCTCGAGGACGGTCGGGACATCGACTACGACGGCCCGTCCGGGGCGCTGGACCTCGACGACCGGGGCGACGTCACCCGCACCCGGTACACGATCGGCCGGGTCGAGGGGGGCACGGTGGTGGTCACCGGCTCCCAGGACGTCGACGCCTGA
- a CDS encoding NeuD/PglB/VioB family sugar acetyltransferase, with product MLWIVGAGGLGREVADAARAAGTPPEGFVDDRAEGPVAGLPVVRTPPEGAELLVAVGDPSTRERLVERLVAGTPAGAVVHPSATLAGGVAVSAGVVVLAGAVVSVDAVLGPHAQVHYGATVGHDTRLGRAATVLPGAHVAGSVHLGDGVLVGTGAVVLQGLAVGAGAVVGAGAVVTRDVAAGATVVGVPARPR from the coding sequence GTGCTGTGGATCGTGGGCGCCGGGGGGCTGGGACGGGAGGTGGCCGACGCCGCCCGGGCCGCGGGCACGCCGCCGGAGGGGTTCGTCGACGACCGCGCCGAGGGCCCGGTGGCCGGCCTCCCGGTGGTGCGGACCCCGCCGGAGGGGGCCGAGCTGCTGGTCGCGGTGGGCGACCCGAGCACCCGCGAGCGCCTGGTCGAGCGGCTGGTGGCCGGGACCCCCGCAGGTGCCGTCGTCCACCCCTCGGCCACCCTCGCCGGGGGCGTGGCGGTCAGCGCGGGGGTCGTCGTCCTCGCCGGCGCGGTGGTGTCGGTCGACGCCGTGCTCGGACCCCACGCCCAGGTGCACTACGGCGCCACCGTCGGCCACGACACCCGGCTGGGGAGGGCCGCCACCGTCCTCCCGGGGGCCCACGTCGCCGGGTCCGTGCACCTCGGCGACGGTGTGCTGGTCGGGACCGGCGCCGTGGTCCTGCAGGGCCTGGCGGTCGGCGCCGGGGCCGTCGTCGGCGCCGGCGCGGTGGTCACCCGCGACGTGGCGGCGGGGGCGACGGTGGTGGGTGTCCCCGCCCGCCCCCGCTGA
- a CDS encoding aspartyl/asparaginyl beta-hydroxylase domain-containing protein, translating into MGRTEALLGRAVAANTRRMAARASDVDAPNPRPIDDVPWAAALASRHSTVRGEWDRFVADGGRLPRIGDLIAEDQGEEGSWRAGLLVSRGRPVPPLATVFPRTTAALGDVPGLWSALWSVLGPGTVLPAHRGPNGGVLRYHLGVACGDDAALRVGERTVAYRDGTGILFDDTAEHEAWNRGDADRVTLFLEVLRPAPLRIRATNRLVQEVLALDPRYRRAPQRAEEWHRALQPAGAS; encoded by the coding sequence GTGGGCCGCACCGAGGCCCTCCTCGGACGAGCCGTCGCGGCCAACACCCGGCGCATGGCCGCCCGGGCGTCCGACGTCGACGCCCCCAACCCCCGCCCGATCGACGACGTCCCCTGGGCGGCGGCGCTGGCGAGCCGCCACAGCACGGTCCGCGGCGAGTGGGACCGGTTCGTGGCGGACGGCGGGCGCCTCCCCCGCATCGGCGACCTCATCGCCGAGGACCAGGGCGAGGAGGGGTCGTGGCGGGCCGGGCTGCTCGTGAGCAGGGGTCGGCCGGTGCCCCCGCTCGCGACGGTGTTCCCCCGCACCACCGCGGCGCTCGGAGACGTCCCCGGCCTGTGGTCCGCGCTGTGGTCGGTGCTCGGGCCGGGCACCGTCCTGCCGGCCCACCGCGGGCCGAACGGCGGGGTCCTCCGCTACCACCTCGGCGTGGCGTGCGGCGACGACGCCGCGCTCCGGGTCGGCGAGCGGACCGTGGCCTACCGCGACGGCACGGGCATCCTGTTCGACGACACCGCCGAGCACGAGGCCTGGAACCGGGGGGACGCCGACCGGGTCACCCTCTTCCTCGAGGTCCTCCGGCCTGCGCCCCTGAGGATCCGCGCGACCAACCGCCTCGTCCAGGAGGTGCTGGCGCTCGACCCCCGCTACCGACGCGCGCCACAGCGGGCGGAGGAGTGGCACCGCGCCCTCCAGCCCGCCGGGGCCTCCTGA
- a CDS encoding Bax inhibitor-1/YccA family protein: MSNPMLRADKFGTAAGPPTAWPGGQQPGAGGPGAPVPPAADNVPGSPWPPPTAEPTLRRGGVASATAVLLALICVSGVVGWNAVSTTSQVLPDGTEETTSISVPPWIIGAVVVGLVLALASFFKPRWARVTAPLYALAQGLAVGAISKAYEVQFEGIVLQAVGLTIGVFAMMLVLYATGRIRVTPRFRLGVIAATGGIFLVYLVSFVLSLFGSGVPYIHSNGLVGIGFSVVVVVIAALNLTLDFDFIDKAEQSGAPQYLEWFAALSLVVTLVWLYLEILRLLAKLRSR; this comes from the coding sequence ATGAGCAACCCCATGCTGCGCGCCGACAAGTTCGGCACGGCGGCCGGACCCCCCACCGCCTGGCCCGGTGGCCAGCAGCCGGGCGCGGGCGGCCCCGGTGCGCCCGTCCCGCCCGCGGCCGACAACGTCCCCGGCTCCCCGTGGCCGCCGCCCACGGCCGAGCCCACGCTGCGGCGGGGCGGGGTGGCCTCGGCCACGGCCGTGCTCCTCGCCCTCATCTGCGTGTCCGGCGTGGTCGGGTGGAACGCGGTGAGCACCACCTCCCAGGTCCTCCCGGACGGGACCGAGGAGACCACGTCCATCTCGGTCCCGCCGTGGATCATCGGCGCCGTCGTCGTCGGGCTGGTCCTCGCCCTGGCGTCGTTCTTCAAGCCTCGCTGGGCCCGCGTCACCGCCCCCCTCTACGCCCTGGCCCAGGGCCTCGCCGTGGGGGCCATCTCCAAGGCCTACGAGGTCCAGTTCGAGGGCATCGTGCTCCAGGCCGTGGGGCTCACCATCGGCGTCTTCGCCATGATGCTGGTGCTCTACGCCACCGGCCGCATCCGCGTGACGCCCCGCTTCCGGCTCGGCGTCATCGCCGCCACCGGCGGCATCTTCCTCGTCTACCTGGTCAGCTTCGTGCTCAGCCTGTTCGGCTCCGGGGTGCCCTACATCCACAGCAACGGGCTCGTGGGCATCGGCTTCAGCGTCGTCGTCGTAGTGATCGCAGCCCTGAACCTGACCCTCGACTTCGACTTCATCGACAAGGCCGAGCAGTCCGGCGCGCCCCAGTACCTGGAGTGGTTCGCCGCCCTCAGCCTGGTGGTCACCCTCGTCTGGCTCTACCTGGAGATCCTGCGCCTCCTGGCCAAGCTGCGCAGCCGCTGA
- a CDS encoding DoxX-like family protein, which yields MASAPTDVRSEAEAGEQGTPDRVARGMAVGLVAIGVLHFVSPGVFERIVPRVLGHAKELVYLSGVVEIASGVLIAVPRTRRTGALLAAATMVAVYPANWQMALDAGWPPRGAEGWGAWIRLPFQVPMVWLALRVARRAQA from the coding sequence ATGGCCAGCGCCCCGACCGACGTCCGCAGCGAGGCCGAGGCCGGGGAGCAGGGCACGCCGGACCGGGTGGCCCGGGGGATGGCAGTGGGCCTGGTGGCCATCGGCGTCCTGCACTTCGTGTCGCCCGGCGTCTTCGAGCGGATCGTGCCCCGGGTCCTGGGCCACGCCAAGGAGCTCGTCTACCTGAGCGGGGTCGTCGAGATCGCCAGCGGCGTCCTCATCGCCGTCCCCCGCACCCGGCGCACCGGCGCCCTGCTGGCGGCGGCCACGATGGTGGCCGTCTACCCCGCCAACTGGCAGATGGCCCTCGACGCCGGGTGGCCGCCCCGGGGCGCCGAGGGCTGGGGGGCGTGGATCCGCCTCCCGTTCCAGGTGCCCATGGTGTGGCTGGCCCTGCGGGTGGCCCGCCGGGCGCAGGCCTGA
- a CDS encoding amidohydrolase family protein, translating to MTDPLLFVDGDGHLLEPPTALIDYAPPEHKHHIWQVQADDDGVEWLVLEDMRMEAAVMALAAAGGFSEEERVRSHSGQMGYADLPDYCWEAEARLEALDADDIAHSVLYPTMLLTFQHLRSLEFAEVQCRAYNDWLSDVCAKGRGRLHGVAILPHLDPERAAREVRRVADLPHIVGVQVRPNPAMDFKHLNHDVYEPIWAAAEEVGLPVGLHPLCSADLPGAIRGLQLNKLGTSDIPVQDQDDFGSDNIFFTQIIGNPVDMMTAVTFMTAGGVLQRHPGLKVAFLEANGGWIVPWLERLDHHFEIYGWDVPWLEMAPSAYFRRQCWISFDVDESTLAFTARSPLVGADRILWASDFPHPDAKHPGTTAMLAESIAELPRADQERIAGRNAADLYGLDLEV from the coding sequence GTGACCGACCCCCTGCTCTTCGTGGACGGCGACGGCCACCTGCTGGAGCCGCCGACCGCGCTCATCGACTACGCACCGCCCGAGCACAAGCACCACATCTGGCAGGTGCAGGCCGACGACGACGGGGTCGAGTGGCTGGTCCTCGAGGACATGCGGATGGAGGCCGCGGTGATGGCCCTGGCCGCCGCCGGCGGGTTCTCCGAGGAGGAGCGGGTCCGGTCGCACTCCGGGCAGATGGGCTACGCCGACCTGCCCGACTACTGCTGGGAGGCCGAGGCCCGCCTGGAGGCGCTCGACGCCGACGACATCGCCCACTCGGTGCTCTACCCGACGATGCTTCTGACCTTCCAGCACCTGCGCAGCCTCGAGTTCGCCGAGGTCCAGTGCCGGGCCTACAACGACTGGCTCTCCGACGTGTGCGCCAAGGGCCGGGGGCGCCTGCACGGCGTGGCGATCCTCCCCCACCTCGACCCCGAGCGCGCCGCCCGGGAGGTCCGGCGGGTCGCCGACCTGCCCCACATCGTCGGTGTCCAGGTCCGGCCCAACCCGGCGATGGACTTCAAGCACCTGAACCACGACGTCTACGAGCCCATCTGGGCCGCAGCCGAGGAGGTCGGCCTCCCCGTCGGGCTCCACCCCCTGTGCTCGGCCGACCTGCCCGGCGCGATCCGGGGTCTCCAGCTGAACAAGCTCGGGACCTCCGACATCCCGGTCCAGGACCAGGACGACTTCGGCTCCGACAACATCTTCTTCACCCAGATCATCGGGAACCCGGTGGACATGATGACGGCGGTGACCTTCATGACTGCGGGCGGCGTCCTCCAGCGCCACCCCGGTCTGAAGGTGGCCTTCCTCGAGGCCAACGGGGGCTGGATCGTGCCGTGGCTGGAGCGCCTCGACCACCACTTCGAGATCTACGGCTGGGACGTCCCCTGGCTGGAGATGGCGCCGTCGGCCTACTTCCGCCGCCAGTGCTGGATCTCCTTCGACGTCGACGAGTCCACCCTCGCCTTCACCGCCCGCTCGCCGCTGGTGGGCGCCGACCGCATCCTCTGGGCGTCGGACTTCCCCCACCCCGACGCCAAGCACCCCGGCACCACCGCCATGCTGGCCGAGAGCATCGCCGAGCTGCCCCGCGCCGACCAGGAGCGCATCGCCGGCCGCAACGCGGCCGACCTCTACGGCCTCGACCTCGAGGTCTGA